The Platichthys flesus chromosome 17, fPlaFle2.1, whole genome shotgun sequence DNA window AACTGAAACGTTAGGATCTAATATAAACTCTGCTCCATTGTAATTATTAACAACTGCCTAATACTTTTCaattctgaaatattaaaattgcTCGTCCCATACCTGTCCAGGAGCATCAGTTGTTGTGAAGAGTGTCAGGACTCCCGTGATGACAATGCCTCATACACTGATTCTGATTGGCCAACCCCTGACCCTAACTCTGAAGGTTCTCATTCCTAAACACCAATTTATAGCTCTGGCGTCAATAAGGATTACTAGCCAATCAGAGGGAGAGTAGGGCGTGTCATCCCACACGCTCCCATCTATTGCAATACTCTttgataatttatttaatgttaacaATGTTTCTCCTAGACCTTATCagattgcattgtgaaacaGCTTGGTCACCTAATTTTAGTGTAAATAAGAGGGTGGATTCTGACTTATGACAGGATGTATTTAGCACTGATACACAAGCTTGATGTTACAAATCTTAAGCAATATGATATGGGCGCCACttagacaaccagacctgtcTGCTTTGCTGCCAATAacatggtgtagaagtgcaaggaaatctcaatatgttatgatcaatCTCAATTATTATGCAAAAAACTACATTAAGGCATTGGCTGGAAATGATATGATCAACAattatcatgcaaaaaaaatagttaaaaaactacaaaaatagtgttttggagagggggggtttcagagggaggcgGCAGCTCTGCAGTCAGTTCTGTCACTCCAGGTTTGCTGCTTAGTGTTTTGGAGACAggaggttagcatcaggagcggaggctgcaggagggagtgTGGAGCTGGAGCACAGAGATACAGCCAGTGatgtataaagtatttgaaaaccatacttgagtaaaagtacagatatcttacctgaaagttacttcggtaaaagtaaaagtcacccgtaagaaatgacttgagtaaaagtcttaaagtagctcatattaaatgtacttacatttcaaaatgatctggtgttgaaatgtacttaagtatcaaaagtaaaagtacttaaCTTAAACATGCTGAGTGCTCTTTATGGTAGGCCTTTACAGACACAAGAAGCCCAAAAATATTTTCaccaggatttatttcaactgactgagaaattaaaacaaaaatatacatttaaggCATATTTGTAAACATTTCGAACTCCAGATGCTGAGGCTCAAATAGTATTGAACCAATGCATCTGATCTtttagggacaacaaagaagcaacacaacagaataaacaagggCCTCTTGTGTCTTCCTAAGATCACTAATAGTCCACAGTATAACACAAAAAATGTTTACTGTAAATATCAATAAAGATGGACTTTTCACTTTCTAATCAGTAGCAGGAATGATACACAATGCACCTTATGATAactcagcaaaaggaaacaatgtCTAGGCACACAAAGTAGGATAGTTTATCTTTtgttaacaacctgcacagtgctaATACAGAGAAGAACAGGCCTTATTTCCAACCTAATAATaaagactgaactgaaccgagctcctgcatGAGCACCTGGATAATtctaaagggaataaatggatggggaatgtgctcGCTTTGAtaagtccctgccctttgtacacacatcgctcctccccattggatggtttagtgaggtcctcagATCGTCCCCTCCAGAGTCGGTCACGGCCATGGCGGAGcaccgagaagacgatcaaacttgactatctaaaggaaataaaactcGTAACAAGTATTCCTCCGGACGCTGAGGGCTCTGATGTCTGTCCCGCCCAACGGCAAACACGCCGCCAGGCCTGCACATCTCGCGCGGGAGGGGGACATGAATGAGTGAGAGACGTGCGCAGCGCATAAAAGCGCACGTTGTGCCAACTACCACAGCTCAAATAAGGAGCCAGTTATGAGAATATAAGAAGTACAAAGTACAGAGAtttgtcttcaaatgcagccagtaaaagtgaaaagtcgtcaggaaaataaatactcaaataAAGTACATATGTGAAAAGTCTTCTTAAGTACaataacaaagtatttgtacttcgttactTCCCACCACTGGGTACAGCTTCACTTCAGAAGAACTGatggacacaaaaaaaacatagtgtTAAATTACGAGGTGGTTCCCTATGATTGTTCTTAGGCTCAGGAGGGCTGCACCGTGGCCGCTCGAAGTGAGAGTCCTGAGGCTCAGAAGGGTGGTCAGGAGTCAAGCACGGGACCTCCTCAGGCGGGTGGTCCGAAGACCGGTCAGGCACCGCAAGGACCTCTGAAGCCGGAACATAGGGGCCGTCAGCCAGGAGCCTCCGACGCCTGAAGAGGAGAGACGCCAGCCGGAAGCCTCTGGTGCggggcagggactggagcaggtaCCGCGGGGACCTCTGACGTGGAACACATGGGACGTCAGGTTGGAACCTCCGGcgtggagcagggactggagccgatGCCGCTGTGAGGACTACTGACGTCggagaacgagagacatcaACTTGGaccctccggcgcggagcagggactgggtCTGGCTTGGGCCCAGTCGGGGCTGGAGGCGGCTGGTGCCAGTGAGCATGCTTCTGGAGAGAGAGGCTTCTGCTGTGGATGCCCCCTCTCCAACATCCACCACCCACACAAGAAGCCTTTTGATGCTGCAGGGTCCTCCACAAGCCAAATGGCCACCCATGTACCAATCAGCGGATGAGGCTGGTGGCTGGTTCCTCTGAGCAGGCTGTATAGCTGAGGGTTTTCTGCATCTGCCCTCCATAGCAGACACACTTTGCAAGCGCCGGGATCCACCCAGAGCCAGACGGCTTCCTGCATCCAGGTCTGTGGCTGGGGCTGGCGGGTTGTGGAGTCTCTTTAGCCGGTCCTGCACAACCACTAGGTTTGGGACAAAATGACTAACCCAAGGGTGCTCCTTCAGCCAAGCCTCAACCACTGAGATTTCCTCCAGGGTCTCTGACTTGCTCTGGGGTCCCGGAAAATGCAGCTCATCAACCAAAAATTCTAAATGAAAAACTTGATCCTGAAACAAACTAATCTCTGCTGAGTTCATATCTTGGTCGGATTGTACTGTCACGGTTTGTGGAAGGTAGATGGACCCCGGAGCAGAGATGTTTaacaaaaagtgtatttaatacaaaaagagtCTTAAACTAAACAAAAGCGAAAGGAGGCTTACACGAGAGGCTCAGGAgatcaggacagggcaggaacGCAGAAAAGAACAGCACCATGCAATATCCTTCACCAGACGAAATGAAAGCCCTAGGACATAGCCTGaagttgtcatactcacaattctagtcagaatgtgagtctgataccgctccattgggctgtgattatggggcgtgtttcaaccgaaccaggaaataaaattcctcttcgctcaattggatagacctacaaccaatcagagcaacgtagtatgttaCGTATGTAAAGCGAAGCATAGTAATGCGACACaaacgttaaaatacaataaaaaaaacaaatcaccacGAGACAAGTCTGATGCGTTGACGTGACATAGCGACTCCCATTCCACgctacctgcagcaaagtaaatgggaccagcttccttacctcgttccgctggcgaggggtgttaaactatagtttttgagAAATGCCGCACAGCCCGCGTCCAGTCATAGTTCCTGCTCCTATCCTTGTGCCGGGGCTGTACGGCAGGTGTCTTATTGCACTAGTCCGCAAGCGAGGGATCTGGTGCGTCTATTAACAAGGTCCActccttaaactgcaggtatttatgcGAGGGGAGTCTCTAcgtgtaaaacaaaataagcccaacacaaaataacagaataaaacagtatgcataaagtagcgactccagaccgaacttcccgacctcaaatgttgtgggcggggctaagtttgtctggcatccaggctacctaGGACAGGtacgtcaaagtaaaaatgtgaaatatggccaaaatggcgggcttcctcaatgctccttgaggcttttttgtatGAATATTCACGATACACCCGTGTtctgattttggtgaagattgGTCGTtgggaaacctaggggctgcgtTCCCGGTGGCGctattgagccattttgccacgcccatttccaaatactccagattacgtaaataaaataataatagtgatgatgGTTTCACTCAGTGCAGATGAAGAGTCTGAACTTCATCAAACATCTTAATGCAACAACACAGAGTTTGACTAAAGTCTCAATAAACTGTAGATTAATGACACAGTCTCTCCTCAGGCGACATGTGATCTGATCTGTGAGGGTTTCAATTCACTGTAAAGATATTTTTCATGGAAGTGAAATAAATTCATGAAAACACATGTGACCGTCTCTTGTTCTTCATCATAAACTAAGAAATATAACGAGATAACGAGGAAACATCATTTTCATCTGAAAGTTTGTTTATTCAAAGAGAACACATGCATCTTTTAAGTTTCTTCTTATAAAGTTGCAAAAGAAAAGTAAGTggaaatttaaacaaaaacattatctATGTCTAATACAGGTATTTAGCACTTCCGCTGTTGGAATCCAAACTCAAAATGGCGGCCTGTTTCAGAACCCAACCGCAGAAAAAAATTCCACCCGTAAACATGTCGTCCTGCTCACGCACACGTAGTTCTACTACACCATGTCCCCCTGGGGTCTCCCCTCATAAATTATCTTCAGACTCCTGCTCCGCCTCCCACAGCCAGGTGAAGAAGGCCGTGACGGACTTAAGGGCCACGCCTTCCGCGCTTTCTTCACTTTCTGCCTGTGCTGCGATtggtgggggacgaataaacaaagagtcaggaaggatgtcaTTTTAAAGGAGAAGCTCTGAATATAAAGCTTTTGAACCAttttggaacctactacaaaTGATCATCACTGCCCTTAAAATCACACAGGGTTGTCAACTCATACCTTCACAGAGTTTTCCTTGCGTCAGAGTCTGTGTTTTGTGGAGGAGCGTTGGAGGGTTGAGGTGAAGGGCTGGACTGCAGCCCTGAGAAGCGGTTGAGGCCcgcagagatgaaacgttatCAGAGagataagtgaaaaataacaattgTGGATGATCAGAGTCAaggtccagtcattaagaggaagatgcttcacctgactccgtatacaggatatgctgtaagttactttttatatcagggtttcatcaagttcaatttaaaaaccttttttagaacataatgaaggaaattctcGTTAAAAggaaagactatcagactcccagatttctaacagGCTTAATATCtgagatgaatcagtgacaactacagctaaacagagcagaaaagccaaaacattgtgaagtgtgTGACACCCTTCAATCGTTAAGTGTTGAACTCCAAACAGTTACAAGACTCCTGATCAGCAGGTCATGTAGTGTGAACTGCACAGTGATCCGACAGCTTTAacagtcatgtggtgtgacctcacctgagtcactgGCCTTGGCTCCTTTACTGCTAGCCTTCACCAATATGACTTGAGCCTGGGGGCCAAGCTGGATCTTCTCGTCCATTTGAGGCTGCAGAAAGAGAAGCGATTATGATCACTCGTCAGATTTCCAGCAATAAAAACTACAGATGACAATAGTAGAAAATCTGAAAGGAAAAGTCTAAAGGTTTAGACTGAAATCTACAGTTGGTTTTCCACTCTTCCGTGTTCTCAAAatgtccagcagagggagaactAAGCTTCTTTCCAAAGCACTGTCTGAATTCTGCAATGCCCAATGTTAAGCAAGGACAAGTCCCAACCACATTACTGCATCCATACCATACCttgtattttgtaaacatgAGTTGACCCATCGGCTTAGTGAACAAGTGTGCTCCCTGTTCTACACTGAAACATGTCAGAGTGCATCCAGCAGGCAGAGATCCCACAAAGTCTGTTTTCCTTCTATTCTGCAGTACCTCATGGATCCTTTGTGCCACCTTTGCACTGCCGGACATGTAAACTACAGTGATGCAGATCAGATGGGAGCAAGGAAAGTTTTTACAAACAGCCCGGTTGTTACAATTCCAAGGATTAATCATAAACAGTTATGGGATCCAATCCTGACCCTATGTATATTTTTCCGGCTAGAGAACAGGAACTACAGACGAGGAAGTCAGAGATGGAGTTTTCAAAACAGCCTCCAGATTCAGCAGAGACCATCGGGCACAAAAAAATTAGCCACACAACTTTTCACGTTGTCTGTGATCAATTTCTACTCAGAGGTCACTGCTGATTTCACAAAATATACTATATTCAATTTCTATTGtttagatacatttttacaatattaaacTCATTACACAAATCATTATGTATATTGTTGAATTTATTTACTCTGAGATGAGGGCGTGAAATTGCCGGGGTGAGGAAGAAGCATGAATGAATCAACACAAATGCCCCTGTTATGAGTGTTTTATCAGTAATATGTAGAAAATCTAAGAAACTTGTTTACCAATATCTgtataaatcataaaatattatatGTTTCTGATTATACAGCAGAATCTTAACAAGTCATGACTCTGCATTAGGTTCCAgctttaattcaaataaacatttcaaatcttCAAAAGTAAATAGCAGCTTATTTCTTTTCAGCGGTCCTGCTGTTCTTTTTCACGGGCACGGTGTTGCCCGGCTACTCTCTCTCTACGCCctgctctctctgctcacttggatctgtggagacacacccacacaaacaaacagagaaatacaGGTTTAAGATTAGTTCACAGGAAATACAGTGGAGTCAAACGGCGGTGAAAGTGGCAGACAGAGTGACATCTCTGACTGTTTCTGTGGCATGCTGCGTTACAAGATAAAATATTATAGCTCAGCTAgcagatgggagggagggagggggcttcctgtctgctgttggGAACAATATCATCTCTACAGGCTACAGGGACAGGAGGTCTACAGACTGGGTCCCTGAGTCACAATAGCTGTGTCGATGGGATTCTAAGCCTTAAAGAGAATTTAGACTGCAGGCCTGACCTGGCTGTCTCTTGGTGTCTTTGGAGAGGAGTTGCTGCTGTACTTTTCTTGGCTCCTCCTTTGGACACCCAgttgtgctgaagaaaaaaaatgtacagaaccACAATGACTTCAAAACTGAATCATTTTGTAGTGTTAAACagatttctttgctctttatctTTGACAGATCAGAGAATTTAGGAGCATGTGTGGGTTTGATCACACTGTGCTAGATACATTTTGGCATAAACAGAGGAATCAGTTAATCACAGAGGAATATTCCCTGACACACAGATGAATTGATTAAAGATCAATAGTTATCATGTCTTCCTCAGGTTTCTTCTATTTTTACTGTTCATTGTTTCTATGGAATGTTCTTACATTTCTTTGCCATGATGTATGTATTTATCTTTATCAGTCCTTCTAAAAAGCGTTAGATCTCGTTAATAACAGCAGTGTAGATATTCGTTAAATAGAATATGACCAGAATATATAGTAtcatgttgaaataaatctctgtggtaaaatccatcttactttgaagaatttgactgttggactctttacaattgtgcaaatgaaagaaaaatcgcgaagacccactcaccaatctcaggtctacaATATCCTGTAGCATGAGCCGTATACGATTGcacgtcttcctctctctggcgatttttttaatctggaaAAAATACCGATCTATCCGaggctggtgagacacagagggagagaaacagttcATTTGAGACTTGaagttcatgttcagcatgtctccattcaatctaccagacagcaggttgcagatattattattctacagagttgaccaattgtccagtttatcacttggaacagtcctGACCGCCTGAATTGAAACCGGAACATTTAatcaacagcagcatgaaaacGGTAATAgccagaaacaaacagaggcaATTCACTGTAAACGTTCACCATTAAAGCTCCGTGCTGAGGAAACTACCACGTTATAAATATTCCCATTTCCACATAAGCTACTTGTAAGCAGTTGCTGTGGGATTGAATAACAATGGAACTTTTCTgttttatgtcttggaaactgttTCCTTGTAAATCAGAATCAcctcttaaatcacttatttgaCACGTGCAGAAGAATACATCTcggtgggatgaaagcagagacatgaactgatcttctgctgcactaatgtcaaaaacaatgctatcaaaaagttaaaaaaacatcttcatcccagcaaacaacgcatttctcttaatattaaATTTTGGAAAGGTAAACCAGGCGCATATTATCCTGTAGATTATATtcgaagctttcaatctgtagcccttcagacctttcTAACaccgtaataaaataaaattaagatttatgtcaaatgaaCTACCACCAGCTCACCTTTGCCTCCTCTGACTCAAAGTCCTTTCcgatggtggtgagcaggctgcacagacactctaaAGACACGTTGTCTtggttctgcagcagcttgaccacgcagtcatgcatgacgGGTGCCTTTATCTTCTTGAGATTGAACAGTTCGCCGATGAACTTGACGAAGCCAATTGAACGCCGCCGGATAATATCCTTGAACTCCTGTAGCTCTAACAGGAGTCGGTGACGATCCTTCTAATGGGACCAAGAAAACAAACCTCTTGAACAGAGTTGAAACagaaactaaaagacgtttcggtAAAGATCCAGTGTCACACTTACTCGTGCAGCAGAgtccagcttcttctgcttcGTCCTTATTACCACATCATCATCCTCGTTGTCTTTCTGAAACTCCTGCTGACAACGACTTAGCAGCAGCTTGATAAAGCTCACTGTGCTATTGGGTTCATCAGGGATgggcactttgagctgcacatgaacagtaaGTGGAATGAATTCAGTAGAGaacatgaacattaaaataaaattagtaATGAACTAACCCTTAAAAAACTGGAGTTTTCTGCgggtttaacatttgtttttatatatcgacaaattaacattttcgtATCTGGATTATTTCGACTTGAATGactgatatatatttaaggttATTTTATCAAATGATGGCAGACAGAACATGTAATAGTTTCTCTAGAACTCTTGTTAATAGAGTCTATAATAAAGGATATGCACGTTTCatgaattgtgttttaaaggatTATTTTTGACTGTTTTTCAAACTTCTTAATAAATAGTGTGTGTCGTCTGGTGTAGACTCTAGaggcatcaaaacaataaaacctcatcatcacactctactgaattgtgttgcttttcacagCATTATTCTGCATCAAGGCCGAGCTGAATATGAACCAATCGATCCATTTACTGCATCTGGTGAATGCGGTAATTTACGAAATAGCTATTATTATGTACCGCTCTGAATCCAATTCAGACaattacattacaaacacaagacTCTATCGTTCCAAAGTCGACACACTTCTCTGATCAAATAGGCAACCTGCTTACCTCGGCGAGGCAGCTACACATGTTCCCGTAGGCCACCGATAAGACGGGCTCGTCGATGGCTTTCTCAAACACGAGGTCCACGACTCCTTTGAGCCGCTCCTCCGTGTCGATGGTCACGTCCGTCACCAGCTTCATCAGCTGGTTGAACTTATAAGGCGTCCGCTTGTCCAGGATACTGCGGACCTTCTTGAACAGGTCCTGATGGGAATAGGTCATAACAGGTACTTAAACTCTGAGGTCATCAAGCACAAAGACCAATCACTCGCTCCACATGAAAAACTAGTCCTATTGTAAAGTTACTAGTAATACGGAAATTAAATACTCACAAATGATTTTcctatatttacagatttaaacaacattttttggggaatttccAATACTTCCGTCACGTAGACTAACATTAATTATCAgtaaagtttttaaatgtaatttctatAGGTGCTCACTGCTTTGTGGATTAAcgtttgtgtatatttggtcGTACCTGTGTTCCTTTTGACTTTGGTTCCGCTTGGATTTCCCTATTCCTGCCTGGTGTCAGGGCATTCTCTGATGTCTTCGGCTTAACAACTTGATCCACAGACAGGCTCACGATGATCTCCCCTGGTTGTGGTCGCTGCGCCCAACGGTTTATAACCTTTACcaggaagaaagggaaaaaaagtatTATACCATGACTCAATATCTTTTAAATTAGCCAAAATAACGGATTTTCAATTCCAGTGTTTAAGTTTGTGTGAGTTTCATAAATAAGGCAACATAAATATCATTTAGGTTACCCTCTCTTACACTGCCATACTGACAATCTTGGGCGTGAgggagaagcatgaatgaatcGACACAAATGCCCCTGTTATGAGTCTTTTATCAGTAATAAGTAGAAAAAGTAAGAAACTTATTTACCAATATCTGTATGaatcataaaatattatatttttctgaTTATACATCAGAATCTTAACAAGTCCTGACTCTGCTTTAGGGTCCagctttttttcaaattcacatTTCAACTTTCTCAGATCAAactatcattaaaaaaaatttcagctcaagtaatttaaatgtttgaagtcTGTAGCCAATTTTCCAGATTTTATCCGGAGGTCACGTCTGACAACGATTTAAGTTTCCATGgaacaccaccagttaccacatggtaattgtttgtcattgtttttgtgattccaATGTAGAAATATGACCAAATCAACTATATGGGACAGAAAGTAAATAACAGCTTCACGTCTCCTGTATGAATGGTAAGATCTGTGTCGATGCCTCGGACAGCTCGTCTCACCTCAGAGAATGTTGGTTTCTTGTTGGGGACGGTGGTCCTGCTGTCCTTCTTCTTTGGGACAGTGTCGCCCGGCTCCTCTCTCTGTACGCCctgctctctctgctcacttggatctgtggagacacacccacacaaaaaaacaaaaacacaaacaaacagggaaataCAGGTTTAAGATTAGTTCACAGGAAATACAGTGGAGTCAAACAGCTGTGATAGTGGCAGCCAGAGTGACATCTCTGACTGTTTCTGTGGCATGCTGCGttacaagatgaaatattatagCTCAGCTAGCAGatgggagggagtgagggggcttcctgtctgctgttaGGAACAATATCATCTCTGCAGGCTACAGCGACAGGAGGTCTACAGACTGGCTTCCTGAGTCACTATAGCTGTGTTGATGTGATTCTAAGCCTTAAATAGGATTTAGACTGCAGGCCTGACCTGGCTGTCTCTTGGTCTCTTTGGAGAGGAGATGCTGCTGCACTTTTCTAGGCTCCTCCTGATCTTCAATCTTTGCCACCTTGTGGCTGGGATCAATGGTTTTTTGACCCTGGTCGGGTCCTGTGGACACCCAgttgtgctgaagaaaaaaaatgtacagaaccACAATGACTTCAAACCTGAATCAGACAGATTCTGTAGTGTTAAACagatttctttgctctttatctTTGACAGATCAGAGAAATTAGGAGCATGTGTGGGTTTGATCACACTGTGCTAGATACATTTTGGCATTAACAGAGGAATCAGTCAATCACAGAGGAATATTCCCTGACACACTGATGAATTCACAATAGTTATCACGTCTTCCTCaggtttcttctattttttccTGTTCATTGTTTCTATGGaattttcttatatttctttGCCAtgatctatgtatctatctttATCAGTCCTTCTAAAAAGCGTTTGATCTCgttaacaacagcagtgtagataTTCGTTAAATAGAATATGACCAGAATATATAGTATTTTGttcaaataaatctctgtggtaaaatccATCTTATTTTGAAGAATTTGACTGTttgactctttacaattgtgcaaatgacaGAAAAATTGTGAAGACccactcaccaatctcaggtctacaATATCCTGCAGCATCAACCGGATATGAGATGAAATCTTCCCCTCTGTGAGGATTTTTCCAATCTTGTAAAAATATTGATCCATCTGaggctggtgagacacagagggagagagacggttAATTTGAGACTTGaagttcatgttcagcatgtctccattcaatctatcagacagcaggttgcagatattattattctacagagtggaccaattgtccagtttatcacttggaacagtgATAAACTGGAAAATTAGCTGCTGTGAGATTGAATAACACcgaaacttttctcttttatgtcttggaaactgtcTCCTTGTAAATCAGACACATATTATCCCGtagattatattcaaagctttcaatctgtagcccttcagtCCTTTCTAAGaccgtaataaaataaatgtaagatttatgtcaaatcaACTACCACAAGCTCACCTTGGCCTCGTCTATGTCAAGGACCTTGCTtatggtggtgagcaggctgcatAGACACTCGAAAGACTCGTCATCGTTGTTGTTCAGCAGCttgaccacgcagtcatgcatgatggtTACCGTTTCCATCTTGAGCTTAAAATAGTTCGCAGATGAACTTGAAGTTGCCAATGGAGAAGTGGGTCACAATCCTTCTAATGGGACCAAGGAAACACACCTCTTGATTATTATTGGTAAGTTTTACcaataaccagggaataattcgtggatcagggcttcaaatcaaatactttaGGCCCCTTGTGGAGCCTTTTCTGTATGCAGGTACcatcaaactgatatgatggtggaagtagagagcagggggggaaatTTAGTTGTGTAAATTACCTGATGACGCTTCTGTCGCAGCTGGGTAGCAATCTGGCGGGTTGTGAGGAGATGTTCATTAAGGTGGTGGAgaaggagtgatgacatcataaagatcagaggaacaacatgaaacataataggacatataccatcactcaagaggaaaaatctgcctttaaacttaaaataaaaaaataatttgtcatttcttcatatatgacccagcccttggactttagttgacaaagttaaaaataaagtttgcattAGTACAGGGAGCTAGGCaataaacaatatcaataattatcgtaatataattctcatcaataaaaGAATAACTAAAGTCAGTCCCCTAT harbors:
- the LOC133972750 gene encoding eukaryotic translation initiation factor 4 gamma 3-like codes for the protein MKLVTDVTIDTEERLKGVVDLVFEKAIDEPVLSVAYGNMCSCLAELKVPIPDEPNSTVSFIKLLLSRCQQEFQKDNEDDDVVIRTKQKKLDSAARKDRHRLLLELQEFKDIIRRRSIGFVKFIGELFNLKKIKAPVMHDCVVKLLQNQDNVSLECLCSLLTTIGKDFESEEAKVSWW